Proteins found in one Aethina tumida isolate Nest 87 chromosome 1, icAetTumi1.1, whole genome shotgun sequence genomic segment:
- the LOC109595122 gene encoding inositol hexakisphosphate and diphosphoinositol-pentakisphosphate kinase isoform X3 — MEWSWLKDWWRLKKWRKNRKMSDQSMICYCDECLQNEDGDLELCDPVDVLGSQDMEDGGKVVIVGVCAMAKKSQSKPMKEILTRLQEFEYIKVTVFPEEVILQKPVEEWPVCDCLISFHSKGFPLDKAISYAQLHNPYVINNLHMQYDIQDRRKVYALLEAEGIEIPRYAVLDRDSADPKHHELVESEDHVEVNGVVFNKPFVEKPVSAEDHNIYIYYPTSAGGGSQRLFRKIGSRSSVYSPESRVRKTGSFIYEDFMPTDGTDVKVYTVGPDYAHAEARKSPALDGKVERDREGKEIRYPVILSNAEKLISRKVCLAFKQAVCGFDLLRANGKSFVCDVNGFSFVKNSNKYYDDCAKILGNMILRELAPTLHIPWSVPFQLDDPPIVPTTFGKMMELRCVVGVIRHGDRTPKQKMKVEVRHPKFFEIFEKYDGYKHGHVKLKRPKQLQEILDIARALLAEIQQHEADPEIEEKQGKLEQLKSVLEMYGHFSGINRKVQMKYQPKGRPRGSSSDDVDKPAEPSLVLILKWGGELTPAGRIQAEELGRIFRCMYPGGQGRHFAGEYAGAQGLGLLRLHSTFRHDLKIYASDEGRVQMTAAAFAKGLLALEGELTPILVQMVKSANTNGLLDNDCDSSKYQNMCKSRLHELMQLDKDFTPTEREKINPCNSSSISDALDFVKNPVKCCKHVHELIKNLMEIVQVKKEDQKTKDAILYHGETWELMGRRWGKIEKDFFTKNKTFDISKIPDIYDCIKYDLQHNQHTLQFEQAEELYMYAKYLADIVIPQEYGLTAQEKLTIGQGICTPLLKKIKADLQRNIEELGEETVNRLNPRYSHGVSSPGRHVRTRLYFTSESHIHSLITVLRHGGLLDIKKDEQWRRAMEYVSMVSELNYMSQIVIMLYEDPTKDPCSEERFHIELHFSPGVNCCVQKNLPPGPGFRPHSRNESVASKNPSSNTSVTATPDEVKSQCSPRIEEEGEMSLDEEKFLVEPKDSPTNSDGSPPTSPQAPSYRQYLKTSDPIPIGSSHTVCGHEAMHLAKCLNEELANQKAEAGRRSNRAVSPDPEPRSRSYDHKSPAKGKESPSSTTDHSLTPTNTPVTPPIEIPVRTLTFETKAELMNDENTFLPIGFEKGELSPIDGSLENQSDTDSCNVRDEIKTERKMGGSRPQSATNELPLTELNLALFTCEFETKSFSKMSTNELPLSDIRFGPKGLCKQGTIDSQNDDVSMEVNWETDVKEIEDRQPKRLKDKIQQRSFSDPNILDKDWMSLSNKSFLLEKYSQSLLHNSASRESSCNRSPNSLSPIEPPHFPHSFYPSEHGPPVPDQCCTLCSSAPTSNLLSFFTAAPGACCETVQLMRPPGVAARSLSHPPVLVTASSAHPYQNYHPCMSDVECGGGSAAATGRRHRHSIAGQMSYFKMLGFGCGGPLGIKKLIGGSTNSLFSTAVISGSSSAPNLRDMITSTASASGFGGVPPIRPLETLHNALSLRQIDAFLDHMTAAPLFRTPSSTPPKYPSTPLPTPTQCSSGLSSSSSQKLQSPSNSVGWSGPPSFVSNSGPSSPGYSETNSKESSEMSSSVISGDGLTMDKITSIFPTAPGLDQDLGSVGGMLLDMDREISGSMEFSEYYASIHKPLYRGESGDVTPISGGSEVEFNTNDATAGSTADYDVTVTEEMEQSFAMGDDETFDIPDSQECSGYPENNQVVMTNCPKAIMNICVNALQNDKLSKNAEQSDKLLASNNLLGQLDLKKCAIYDKDVKNLASLGSDKWSTSKERFLEGKKINYVKADNVDYGKNLNIGAEKKVDKDNKDFNLLKQNPGTVLIKEGFIEPPRMSRISRSFHGKSPTSNSYLDISNNSPRRASDSVSMTNCNANPGNALSKIEPKPQRPVFTSQLSQPCGSTNPNKGTSFRKTSLTDGLPKHPRFTTVRVDEAEHAASMGLFMKARDTESEDSLQN; from the exons ATGGAATGGAGTTGGTTAAAGGACTGGTGGCGTTTGAAAAAATGGAGGAAAAACAGGAAAATGAGTGATCAATCGATGATCTGCTACTGTGATGAGTGTTTGCAGAATGAAGAT ggcGACTTGGAATTATGCGACCCCGTCGACGTGCTAGGCTCCCAAGACATGGAGGATGGGGGCAAGGTGGTGATAGTGGGGGTCTGCGCAATGGCCAAGAAGTCGCAGAGCAAACCCATGAAGGAGATACTCACCAGATTGCAGGAGTTTGAGTACATCAAAGTCACAGTATTTCCAGAAGAAGTCATACTACAG AAACCGGTGGAAGAATGGCCGGTGTGCGACTGCCTAATATCATTTCACTCAAAGGGTTTTCCCCTGGACAAAGCCATATCCTACGCCCAACTCCACAATCCCTACGTCATCAATAATCTGCACATGCAGTACGACATACAAGACCGCAGAAAAGTGTACGCCCTTTTAGAAGCGGAGGGCATCGAAATTCCTAGGTATGCAGTATTAGACAGGGATAGTGCGGATCCGAAAC ACCACGAATTAGTTGAGTCCGAGGACCATGTCGAAGTCAATGGGGTGGTGTTCAATAAACCGTTTGTGGAAAAGCCGGTTTCCGCTGAAGACCACAACATCTACATCTATTATCCCACATCCGCTGGCGGGGGGAGTCAAAGGTTATTTAGAaag ATCGGTAGCAGGAGCAGCGTTTATTCGCCGGAGTCCAGAGTACGAAAGACCGGCAGCTTCATTTACGAAGACTTCATGCCGACTGATGGGACTGACGTTAAG GTATACACAGTGGGTCCGGATTATGCTCATGCGGAGGCACGTAAGTCACCAGCCTTAGATGGAAAAGTGGAGCGGGACCGGGAGGGTAAAGAGATACGTTATCCGGTGATTCTTAGCAATGCCGAGAAACTGATCTCGCGGAAGGTATGTCTGGCGTTCAAACAAGCTGTTTGTGGTTTTGACTTGCTGCGGGCCAACGGCAAGTCCTTCGTCTGTGACGTCAACGGGTTCAGCTTCGTTAAAAACTCTAACAAGTATTACGATGATTGCGCTAAGATATTAG GTAATATGATATTGAGGGAATTGGCGCCAACGTTGCACATTCCCTGGTCGGTGCCTTTTCAATTGGACGACCCTCCAATTGTACCCACCACTTTTGGTAAAATGATGGAGTTGCGATGTGTGGTGGGAGTTATCAGACACGGTGACAGGACGCCTAAGCAAAAGATGAAGGTGGAAGTTCGTCATCCGAA attctttgaaatatttgaaaaatacgaCGGTTACAAGCACGGCCATGTGAAATTGAAACGCCCCAAACAGCTGCAGGAGATTTTGGACATCGCCAGGGCACTGTTGGCCGAAATACAACAGCACGAGGCGGATCCTGAAATTGAGGAGAAGCAGGGCAAACTCGAACAACTTAAAAGCGTTTTAGAAAT GTACGGACATTTTTCCGGAATAAACCGCAAGGTGCAGATGAAGTACCAACCTAAAGGACGACCTCGAGGTTCAAGTTCCGATGATG TAGACAAGCCGGCCGAGCCGTCGCTGGTCCTCATCCTCAAGTGGGGTGGGGAATTGACTCCGGCCGGGCGGATCCAGGCGGAGGAGCTGGGTCGCATATTCCGCTGCATGTATCCCGGCGGACAAGGTAGACATTTTGCCG gaGAATATGCAGGTGCGCAAGGTTTGGGCCTCTTAAGATTGCATTCAACCTTTAGACACGACCTAAAAATATATGCTTCCGATGAAGGGAGAGTGCAAATGACTGCTGCGGCATTTGCAAAAGGTCTCCTGGCTTTGGAGGGCGAACTCACTCCCATATTGGTACAAATGGTTAAAAGTGCCAATACCAATGGACTTCTCGACAACGATTGTGATAGCAGTAAATATCAAAACAT GTGCAAATCCAGGCTACATGAACTTATGCAGTTGGATAAAGACTTTACTCCCACTGAACGAGAAAAGATTAATCCCTGCAACTCCTCCAGCATAAGTGATGCGTtggattttgttaaaaatcctGTAAAATGTTGCAAACACGTTCACGAATTGATTAAGAATCTTATGGAAATAGTGCAGGTTAAAAAAGAAGATCAAAAAACGAAAG ACGCCATATTATATCATGGAGAGACTTGGGAGTTGATGGGTAGAAGATGGGGTAAAATAGAAAAGGATTTCTTCACTAAAAACAAAACCTTCGATATTAGTAAAATACCCGACATTTACGACTGCATTAAGTATGATTTACAACACAATCAGCATACTCTACAATTCGAACAAGCCGAAGAATTATACATGTATGCCAAATATTTAGCTGACATCGTTATACCACAA GAGTACGGCCTGACGGCCCAAGAAAAGCTAACAATCGGGCAAGGTATTTGTACTCCgttgttgaaaaaaataaaagccgACCTTCAAAGGAACATCGAAGAGCTGGGCGAAGAGACAGTGAACCGATTGAATCCTCGATACTCTCACGGCGTCTCGAGCCCTGGAAGGCACGTACGAACTCGTCTTTACTTCACCAGCGAAAGTCACATACACTCTTTAATAACCGTTTTGAGGCACGGTGGCCTTTTGGATATCAAGAAGGACGAGCAGTGGAGAAGAGCCATGGAGTACGTCTCGATGGTCTCTGAGTTGAACTACATGTCCCAGATAGTCATCATGTTATACGAAGATCCAACCAAGGATCCGTGCAGCGAAGAACGATTTCACATCGAATTACATTTCAGCCCCGGCGTCAATTGTTGCGTACAAAAGAATTTGCCTCCCGGCCCTGGTTTCAGGCCGCATTCCAGAAACGAATCTGTTGCTAGTAAAAACCCa AGTTCCAACACATCGGTAACGGCCACCCCAGACGAGGTGAAGAGCCAGTGTTCACCTAGGATAGAGGAAGAAGGGGAGATGTCCCTGGATGAAGAGAAATTCTTAGTAGAACCTAAGGATTCCCCTACAAACTCGGACGGTTCCCCACCTACGTCACCCCAGGCACCGTCCTAtcgacaatatttaaaaaccagCGATCCCATCCCCATAGG AAGTTCACACACAGTGTGCGGACATGAAGCTATGCATTTAGCGAAGTGTTTGAACGAAGAGCTTGCAAATCAGAAGGCGGAGGCTGGTAGACGGTCCAATCGGGCAGTTAGTCCAGATCCTGAGCCACGTTCGAGGAGTTACGATCACAAGAGTCCGGCGAAAGGAAAAG AGTCGCCCTCTTCGACCACAGATCATTCTCTTACTCCCACCAACACTCCCGTTACCCCTCCCATTGAAATACCCGTCCGTACCTTAACGTTTGAGACAAAAGCGGAATTAATGAACGATGAAAACACGTTCTTGCCTATTGGCTTCGAAAAAGGTGAATTGAGTCCAATAGATGGATCATTAGAGAATCAGAGCGATACAGATTCATGTAACGTTAGAGATGAGATTAAAACTGAAAGAAAAATGGGAGGTTCCAGACCTCAGAGCGCGACCAACGAGTTGCCTCTGACTGAGTTGAATCTGGCTTTGTTCACGTGCGAGTTTGAAACCAAAAGCTTTAGCAAAATGAGCACGAACGAATTGCCATTGTCTGATATAAGGTTCGGGCCTAAGGGCTTGTGCAAACAGGGAACCATTGACAGTCAAAACGATGACGTTTCAATGGAAGTAAACTGGGAGACAGATGTTAAAGAGATTGAGGATAGGCAGCCAAAGAGGCTGAAGGATAAAATTCAGCAGAGATCGTTCTCCGATCCGAACATCCTCGATAAAGATTGGATGAGCTTGTCGAATAAGAGTTTCCTTTTGGAAAAGTACAGTCAGAGCTTGCTTCACAATAGTGCCAGTAGAGAAAGTAGTTGCAATAGGTCGCCGAACAGCCTCAGTCCCATAGAGCCGCCACATTTCCCACACAGCTTTTACCCTTCCGAGCATGGTCCCCCCGTTCCGGATCAGTGTTGTACGCTTTGTTCATCCGCCCCCACGTCCAACCTGCTTTCGTTCTTCACGGCGGCGCCGGGGGCGTGTTGCGAGACGGTGCAGCTGATGCGCCCGCCCGGCGTCGCGGCTCGCTCTCTCTCACACCCCCCGGTACTCGTGACCGCCTCCTCTGCCCACCCTTACCAAAACTACCACCCTTGCATGTCCGATGTAGAGTGCGGAGGGGGCAGCGCAGCAGCCACAGGTCGGCGCCATCGACACAGTATTGCCGGACAGATGAGCTATTTCAAGATGCTAGGTTTCGGTTGCGGAGGTCCGCTAGGTATCAAGAAACTCATCGGCGGCAGCACCAATTCACTGTTCTCGACGGCCGTGATTTCGGGGAGCAGCAGCGCACCCAACCTCAGGGATATGATCACCAGCACGGCTAGTGCATCTG GTTTTGGAGGAGTGCCGCCGATAAGGCCTCTGGAGACGCTGCACAACGCGCTGTCGCTCCGTCAGATCGACGCGTTTCTCGACCACATGACGGCCGCACCGTTGTTCAGAACGCCGTCGTCGACGCCACCCAAGTACCCGTCGACGCCGCTGCCCACTCCCACCCAATGTTCATCCGGATTGTCGTCCTCCAGCTCGCAAAAATTGCAATCGCCCAGTAACA gcgTGGGTTGGAGCGGACCTCCTAGTTTTGTTTCTAATAGCGGCCCCTCATCACCAGGATATTCTGAAACTAATTCGAAAGAGAGCAGCGAGATGTCGTCGAGCGTTATTAGCGGAGATGg gttGACAATGGACAAAATAACTAGTATCTTCCCAACCGCACCTGGCCTGGATCAAGATCTGGGAAGTGTTGGAGGAATGTTATTAGACATGGACAGAGAAATATCGGGCTCCATGGAGTTTTCCGAATATTATGCCAGTATTCATAAGCCCTTGTATAGAG GTGAGAGTGGTGATGTGACACCTATTTCAGGAGGTTCAGAGGTGGAGTTCAATACAAACGACGCTACGGCTGGTTCTACTGCCGACTATGATGTCACCGTGACGGAAGAAATGGAGCAGTCTTTCGCAATGGGAGATGACGAAACCTTTGACATACCAGATAGTCAAGAGTGTAGCGGTTATCCAGAAAATAATCAAGTCGTAATGACGAACTGCCCAAAGGCTATCATGAATATTTGCGTGAACGCGTTGCAAAATGATAAATTGTCAAAGAATGCTGAGCaatctgataaattattaGCCTCGAACAATTTGTTGGGCCAGttggatttaaaaaagtgtgcCATTTATGACAAGGACGTTAAAAATTTAGCGTCTTTGGGATCAGATAAATGGAGCACTAGCAAGGAACGGTTTTTGGAaggaaagaaaattaattatgtaaaggCAGACAACGTCGACTACGGTAAAAATCTTAACATAGGTGCTGAGAAAAAGGTGGATAAGGATAACAAAGATTTCAATTTACTCAAACAGAATCCTGGTacagtattaattaaagaaggtTTTATTGAACCGCCCAGAATGTCAAGAATTTCCAGGAGTTTTCATGGAAAGTCTCCCACTAGCAATAGCTATTTAGACATATCTAACAATTCACCCAGAAGAGCAAGTGATAGCGTTTCTATGACTAACTGCAATGCAAATCCTGGTAATGCTCTTAGTAAAATTGAACCGAAACCACAAAGGCCAGTATTTACAAGTCAGCTCTCGCAACCATGTGGAAGTACAAATCCAAACAAGGGTACTAGTTTCCGTAAAACATCTTTAACGGATGGTCTGCCTAAACATCCAAGATTTACTACAGTTAGAGTTGACGAAGCTGAACATGCAGCCAGTATGGGTCTTTTCATGAAGGCCAGGGACACCGAAAGCGAAGATTCTCTTCAAAATTAA